From a region of the Clostridia bacterium genome:
- a CDS encoding arsenate reductase ArsC has product YLPCKHREDWGLDDPTGKSDEEFKKVISIIEARIIELKKKLT; this is encoded by the coding sequence CTTACCTTCCCTGCAAGCATAGAGAGGATTGGGGACTGGATGATCCTACGGGTAAGAGTGATGAGGAATTTAAAAAAGTTATTTCAATAATTGAAGCCCGAATAATTGAATTGAAGAAGAAACTGACATAA